The Nitrospiraceae bacterium genome includes a window with the following:
- a CDS encoding amylo-alpha-1,6-glucosidase, with the protein MSLKVTVGPPVVTINYGHAFLVSEFDGSVADASEQGLYARDTRFISRYQLYIDGEPWVLLNSGAVTYFASRTCLVNPRVLTERGVIEAGTVGLMLGRMVGEALHEDIDIRNYSGKPVRFNLELLIRADFADIFEVRSKAQTRRGNIETEWSSEQQRLVTRYAHDDFRRALTISVEQGTSEARYGNGRIGFVVDLPPEGAWRACWKYDISDGATLWPAPRECTHTCHEGHLARPVTEWKQVTTQLTTSNEEFYRLFRQSVEDMAALRLRADEEGSDDLLAAAGVPWFVSVFGRDSLIVSLQNMIVYPDFARGTLKRLAALQADMRDDDRDAEPGKIPHELRVGELAHFKLIPHTPYYGTADATILYILAWHEAWKWLGDEALIGDYESVILRCLQWIDDYGDRDGDGFQEYQTRSAKGYENMGWKDAGDAVRYPDGSLVKGPKALCELQGYVFDAKSRVAEWAESVGNKDLAAKLQREAAGLQRQFEDRFWCEDLDFYAYALDGDKKPVKTIVSNAGHLLWSGIVRPDRAARVIRRLREPDMWSGWGIRTLSANHPAYNPFSYHNGSVWPHDNGIIALGFKRYGFAEEAAMIARDISGAGTYFLLNRLPELYAGVQREPGTFPVQYLGANVPQAWAAGSVFHLLRAILGLEADAPNRRLRLDPALPPWLPDLTLRQLRVGRATVDLRFWRERDITRHEVLAQQGDLLVEVRTGTS; encoded by the coding sequence ATGTCCCTCAAGGTCACCGTCGGTCCCCCCGTCGTCACCATTAATTACGGACACGCGTTTCTGGTATCCGAATTCGACGGCTCCGTGGCGGATGCATCGGAGCAAGGGTTGTATGCGCGCGACACGCGCTTTATCAGCCGCTATCAACTGTATATCGACGGTGAACCGTGGGTCCTGCTGAACTCCGGCGCCGTGACCTACTTTGCGTCGCGCACCTGCCTCGTGAATCCGAGGGTTCTGACCGAACGCGGGGTCATCGAAGCCGGGACCGTTGGTCTCATGCTGGGCCGCATGGTCGGCGAGGCGCTCCACGAAGACATCGACATTCGCAACTACAGTGGGAAACCGGTGCGCTTCAACCTTGAACTGCTCATTCGCGCCGACTTCGCCGACATCTTCGAAGTCCGGTCCAAGGCACAGACGCGCAGGGGCAATATTGAAACCGAGTGGTCGAGCGAACAGCAGCGACTCGTCACCCGTTATGCACACGATGATTTCCGCAGGGCCCTCACGATATCCGTGGAACAGGGCACGTCGGAGGCGCGATACGGCAACGGCCGCATCGGTTTCGTCGTCGACCTCCCGCCCGAGGGGGCATGGCGCGCCTGCTGGAAGTATGACATCAGCGATGGGGCGACCCTGTGGCCCGCCCCGCGCGAATGCACGCACACTTGCCATGAGGGGCACCTTGCGCGGCCCGTGACCGAATGGAAGCAGGTCACGACACAGCTGACGACCTCGAACGAGGAGTTCTACCGGCTCTTCCGGCAATCAGTGGAGGATATGGCGGCCCTTCGCCTCAGGGCCGACGAGGAAGGCTCGGACGACCTCTTGGCCGCAGCCGGTGTGCCGTGGTTCGTGAGCGTATTCGGTCGCGACAGTTTGATCGTGAGCCTGCAGAACATGATCGTCTATCCCGATTTCGCTCGCGGGACTCTCAAGCGGTTGGCAGCTCTTCAGGCCGACATGCGGGACGACGACAGGGACGCGGAGCCGGGAAAGATCCCGCATGAATTGAGAGTCGGAGAGCTGGCCCATTTCAAACTCATTCCGCACACCCCCTATTACGGAACGGCCGATGCGACGATTCTCTACATCCTCGCATGGCACGAAGCCTGGAAGTGGTTAGGAGACGAGGCGCTCATTGGCGACTATGAATCGGTCATCCTGCGGTGTCTCCAATGGATCGACGACTACGGAGACCGGGACGGCGACGGATTTCAGGAGTACCAGACTCGCTCTGCAAAAGGCTACGAGAACATGGGATGGAAGGATGCCGGCGATGCCGTCAGGTATCCGGACGGGTCTCTGGTGAAAGGCCCCAAAGCGCTCTGCGAATTGCAAGGCTATGTCTTCGACGCGAAGTCCCGGGTTGCCGAGTGGGCGGAATCTGTCGGCAACAAAGACCTTGCGGCGAAACTGCAGCGGGAAGCGGCGGGCTTACAGCGGCAGTTCGAAGACCGGTTCTGGTGCGAAGATCTCGACTTCTACGCCTACGCGCTTGACGGTGACAAGAAGCCGGTAAAGACGATCGTTTCCAACGCGGGTCATTTGCTGTGGAGCGGGATCGTCCGGCCGGATCGCGCCGCTCGGGTGATCCGGCGGCTGCGGGAACCCGACATGTGGAGTGGATGGGGCATTCGCACCCTATCCGCGAACCACCCCGCGTACAACCCCTTTTCTTATCACAATGGGTCGGTGTGGCCGCACGATAACGGAATCATTGCCTTGGGGTTCAAGCGTTACGGTTTTGCCGAAGAAGCCGCGATGATCGCCCGCGATATCAGTGGAGCCGGAACCTATTTCCTCCTTAATCGCCTGCCGGAACTCTACGCCGGAGTGCAGAGGGAGCCCGGCACCTTTCCGGTGCAATATCTCGGAGCCAACGTCCCGCAAGCCTGGGCAGCGGGCAGTGTATTTCACCTGCTCCGTGCCATTTTGGGCCTGGAGGCCGACGCCCCGAATCGTCGGCTCCGCCTCGATCCGGCGCTCCCGCCCTGGCTCCCCGACCTCACGCTCCGTCAGTTGCGTGTGGGTCGAGCCACGGTCGACTTGAGATTCTGGCGGGAACGCGACATAACGCGGCATGAGGTCCTTGCCCAGCAGGGAGACCTTCTGGTGGAGGTACGGACGGGTACCTCATGA
- a CDS encoding pirin family protein, whose protein sequence is MITQTATQKEVLGVYRPGSAHMVGDGFPVRNLFPSNDLDERLSPFLMLDYAGPRDFSPTEHPRGVGEHPHRGFETVTIMYQGRVAHRDSAGNGGVIGPDDVQWMTAASGVVHEEMHEREWAKQGGAFQAIQLWVNLPAQFKMSAPRYQTLVKQDIPTLPLADGGGDVRVIAGEFGGRKGPAQTVTPVELLDVRLRAGGHADLTLPAGHHTGVFVLSGEVKVNGATVVGEAELVVLGSKGERVQLEAMGTDALVLVMAGEPIKEPIARYGPFVMNTRQELVQAVDDYRAGKMGHLS, encoded by the coding sequence GTGATTACACAGACGGCGACTCAAAAAGAGGTGCTGGGTGTCTATCGGCCGGGATCGGCCCACATGGTGGGCGATGGCTTCCCGGTTCGGAACCTGTTCCCCAGCAATGATCTGGATGAACGACTCAGCCCGTTCCTCATGTTGGACTATGCGGGACCCCGGGATTTTTCGCCGACGGAGCATCCGCGCGGCGTGGGAGAACATCCTCACCGGGGATTCGAGACCGTGACGATCATGTATCAAGGCCGAGTCGCCCATCGGGATTCGGCCGGCAACGGCGGGGTCATCGGCCCCGACGATGTCCAATGGATGACCGCGGCCTCCGGGGTGGTGCATGAAGAAATGCACGAACGCGAATGGGCAAAACAGGGAGGTGCTTTTCAGGCGATCCAACTCTGGGTCAACCTCCCTGCTCAGTTCAAAATGTCGGCGCCGCGGTACCAGACCCTCGTGAAGCAGGATATTCCGACGCTACCCCTGGCAGATGGGGGCGGCGACGTCCGGGTGATTGCGGGAGAGTTCGGCGGCCGGAAAGGCCCGGCGCAAACCGTGACGCCGGTGGAACTGTTGGACGTGCGGCTGAGGGCCGGCGGCCATGCCGACCTCACGCTGCCGGCGGGTCACCATACCGGCGTGTTCGTGTTGAGCGGCGAGGTCAAGGTCAACGGAGCGACGGTCGTGGGTGAAGCCGAACTCGTGGTGTTAGGCTCCAAGGGCGAACGAGTGCAGCTCGAAGCCATGGGAACCGATGCGTTGGTCTTGGTCATGGCAGGTGAACCGATCAAGGAGCCGATTGCGCGCTATGGCCCATTCGTCATGAACACTCGGCAGGAACTGGTGCAGGCGGTGGATGACTATCGGGCCGGTAAAATGGGGCATCTGTCGTGA
- the smpB gene encoding SsrA-binding protein SmpB, which produces MGKQQDHEDQFKVVATNRKAYHDYFIEEKLEAGIVLRGTEVKSLREGRVNLMDSYASVDDGELFLHHCHISPYSHGNIMNHDPLRKRKLLLHKKEINKLIGKTQLKGLTLIPLRIYFSKRGHAKVEIGLAKGKKQHDRRESIKAREAGREVERAIKDRKER; this is translated from the coding sequence ATGGGGAAACAGCAGGACCACGAAGATCAGTTCAAGGTCGTCGCCACCAATCGGAAGGCGTACCACGACTATTTCATCGAGGAGAAGCTCGAAGCCGGCATCGTCCTGCGCGGGACCGAGGTGAAGTCGTTACGCGAAGGGCGAGTCAACCTCATGGACAGCTACGCTTCCGTGGACGACGGCGAACTTTTCCTTCACCACTGCCACATCAGCCCCTATTCCCACGGCAACATCATGAACCACGATCCGCTGCGCAAGCGGAAGTTGTTGTTGCACAAGAAAGAGATCAACAAGCTGATCGGCAAAACCCAGCTCAAGGGTCTCACGCTGATTCCGCTGCGGATCTATTTTTCGAAGCGGGGCCATGCCAAGGTGGAAATCGGGTTGGCGAAGGGCAAAAAGCAGCACGACCGGCGTGAATCGATCAAGGCCCGTGAGGCGGGGCGCGAGGTCGAGCGCGCCATCAAGGATCGCAAAGAACGCTAG
- a CDS encoding NmrA family NAD(P)-binding protein: MTAETTACILQSWQQEGGSMFVVLGASGHTGAAVAQTLLEQKHSVRVVLRTPEKEAAWKARGAGTVVASLDDQAALTNALKGATGVYLLVPPNYGATAWLAEQRQRLDQAARAVKDSGIAHVVFLSSVGGHLTGATGPIRAVHYGEQVLGAAAEQLTILRPCYFMENWAAVIGLAKSQGILPTFLAPAARVPMISTKDIGRIGAERLMAGGKGRTVVELAGPEEYSPQQAAAALTQILGRTVTEQAAPLSAVVPTFKSFGFSDEAAGLFEEMYRAFSEGTVGYEQPERLVRGTVTLAAALRDLA; encoded by the coding sequence GTGACGGCCGAGACAACGGCCTGCATCCTGCAAAGCTGGCAACAGGAAGGGGGCAGCATGTTTGTCGTGTTGGGAGCGTCGGGGCATACTGGTGCGGCGGTCGCGCAGACGCTGCTCGAGCAGAAGCATTCTGTTCGGGTCGTTCTGCGTACGCCTGAAAAGGAAGCGGCGTGGAAGGCTAGGGGTGCCGGGACCGTGGTTGCCTCGCTCGACGACCAGGCTGCGCTGACGAACGCGCTAAAAGGTGCGACAGGAGTGTATCTGCTCGTGCCGCCGAACTACGGCGCGACGGCATGGCTCGCCGAGCAGCGACAGCGGTTGGATCAAGCCGCCCGCGCGGTGAAGGACAGCGGTATCGCTCACGTGGTGTTCTTGTCCTCGGTCGGCGGTCACCTCACCGGGGCTACCGGCCCGATTCGCGCCGTACACTATGGTGAGCAGGTGTTGGGTGCAGCGGCGGAGCAGTTGACGATCTTACGACCCTGCTATTTCATGGAGAATTGGGCAGCCGTGATCGGACTGGCGAAGAGTCAAGGCATTCTGCCGACGTTTCTCGCGCCGGCGGCTCGGGTGCCGATGATCTCGACGAAGGATATCGGGCGAATTGGGGCGGAACGCTTGATGGCGGGCGGCAAGGGCCGCACCGTCGTGGAATTGGCCGGGCCCGAGGAGTACAGTCCCCAGCAGGCAGCGGCGGCGCTGACCCAGATTCTCGGCCGGACCGTGACCGAGCAGGCGGCCCCATTGAGCGCTGTGGTGCCGACGTTTAAGTCATTCGGATTTTCCGATGAAGCGGCTGGTTTGTTCGAGGAAATGTACAGGGCATTCTCGGAGGGGACCGTGGGGTATGAACAGCCCGAGCGATTGGTCCGCGGGACGGTCACCCTGGCGGCGGCGTTGCGGGACTTGGCGTAA
- the gyrA gene encoding DNA gyrase subunit A: protein MPPDERLGQIAIEDEMRSSYLDYAMSVIVGRALPDVRDGLKPVHRRILHGMNEMGLAANRPYRKSAKIVGEIMGNYHPHGDSAIYDTLVRMAQDFNMRYMLVDGQGNYGSMDGDAAAAMRYTEARLTKLAEELLADIDKETVDFGPNYDESRVEPLVLPSKVPNLLINGAGGIAVGYATNIPTHNLGEVIEGLLLLLDDPNTTIAQLMKKIPGPDFPTAGFIYGTGGIKDAYETGRGLLTIRAKVAVETEERTERDRLIVTEIPYQVNKAKLIEKIAELAQEDRVTGISDIRDESDREGVRIVIELKRNEIPLVVLNNLYKHSQLQTTFGVIMLALVNNRPEVLNLKQILSAFVEHRREVVVRRTAYELRKAEERAHILEGLKIALDHLDAVIALIRRAESPDVARAGLMQQFQLSEIQANAILDMRLQRLTQLERDKLVEEYREVLKQIEYLRSVLGSEALVRKIIRDELGEIKEKYQDERRTQIVKEEAELTIEDLIAEEEVVVTISHSGYIKRNAVNLYRAQRRGGKGKIAMGIKDEDFVETLFTASTHDSLLFFTDAGKVYWLKVHEIPEAGRAAKGKALVNLLALSKDEKVTATLPVKEYAADRYVVMATRQGVIKKTELAAYGNPRQGGIIALSLDQGDRLIAVDVTDGQREILLGTKQGITIRFKEEEVRAMGRTAHGVRGITLEEGDAVIGMETITPDSTTAILTVTEGGYGKRTPVTEYRIQGRGGKGIISVKTTERNGLAIGFLQVRDGDEIMLMAAQGKVLRCKVDDIREIGRNTQGVRLLDLEGEEDRVVAVARLAEQDVSQEEPEGA, encoded by the coding sequence ATGCCGCCTGATGAACGGTTAGGACAAATAGCAATCGAAGACGAGATGCGGTCGTCGTATCTCGATTACGCGATGAGCGTCATCGTCGGCCGTGCCTTGCCCGATGTCCGCGACGGGTTGAAGCCGGTGCATCGCCGCATCCTGCACGGCATGAACGAGATGGGCCTCGCCGCGAACCGTCCGTACCGCAAGTCGGCGAAAATCGTCGGCGAGATCATGGGTAACTATCACCCCCATGGCGACAGCGCGATTTACGACACGCTGGTTCGGATGGCGCAGGATTTCAACATGCGCTACATGCTCGTCGACGGCCAGGGCAACTACGGCTCGATGGACGGCGACGCGGCGGCGGCCATGCGCTATACCGAGGCCCGGCTCACCAAGCTGGCCGAAGAATTGCTCGCCGATATTGACAAGGAAACGGTAGACTTTGGTCCCAACTACGACGAGTCGCGCGTCGAGCCGCTCGTCCTTCCGTCAAAAGTGCCCAATCTCCTCATCAACGGCGCCGGGGGTATCGCCGTCGGCTATGCCACGAACATTCCGACGCACAACCTCGGGGAAGTGATCGAGGGCCTGCTCCTGCTGTTGGATGACCCGAATACGACCATCGCTCAGCTCATGAAAAAGATTCCCGGCCCGGACTTCCCCACGGCCGGCTTTATCTACGGCACCGGCGGGATCAAAGACGCGTATGAAACGGGCCGCGGGTTGTTGACCATTCGAGCCAAGGTGGCCGTCGAGACGGAAGAGCGGACGGAGCGGGATCGCCTGATCGTCACGGAAATCCCCTACCAGGTGAACAAGGCCAAGCTGATCGAGAAGATCGCGGAACTGGCGCAGGAAGACCGCGTGACCGGCATCTCGGACATCCGCGACGAATCGGACCGCGAAGGCGTCCGCATCGTCATCGAACTCAAACGCAACGAGATTCCGCTCGTGGTTCTGAACAATCTGTACAAGCACAGCCAGCTGCAGACGACGTTCGGCGTGATCATGCTCGCGCTCGTGAACAATCGACCCGAGGTGCTGAACCTCAAGCAGATCCTGTCCGCCTTCGTCGAGCATCGCCGCGAGGTGGTGGTTCGTCGAACGGCCTACGAGCTGCGTAAGGCGGAGGAGCGGGCGCATATTTTGGAAGGCTTGAAGATCGCGCTCGATCACCTCGATGCGGTGATCGCGCTGATCCGTCGCGCCGAGTCGCCCGACGTCGCGCGCGCGGGCCTCATGCAGCAGTTTCAGTTGTCGGAAATCCAGGCCAACGCCATTCTGGACATGCGCCTGCAGCGGCTGACGCAGCTCGAGCGCGACAAGTTGGTCGAGGAGTACCGCGAAGTGCTCAAGCAAATCGAGTATCTACGCTCCGTGCTCGGCAGCGAAGCGCTTGTGCGGAAGATCATTCGCGACGAGCTCGGCGAGATCAAAGAGAAATACCAGGACGAGCGCCGTACCCAGATCGTCAAGGAGGAAGCGGAGCTGACGATTGAGGACTTGATCGCCGAAGAGGAAGTGGTCGTCACGATTTCCCACTCCGGCTACATCAAGCGCAACGCGGTGAACCTCTACCGGGCGCAGCGGCGCGGCGGGAAGGGCAAGATCGCGATGGGGATCAAGGACGAAGACTTCGTGGAGACCCTGTTCACGGCCTCCACGCACGATTCGCTCCTCTTCTTTACGGATGCAGGGAAGGTGTACTGGCTCAAGGTGCACGAAATTCCCGAAGCCGGCCGCGCGGCCAAGGGCAAGGCGCTGGTCAATCTGCTGGCCCTGTCGAAGGACGAAAAGGTGACGGCGACGCTCCCGGTCAAGGAATACGCGGCAGATCGCTATGTCGTGATGGCGACCAGGCAGGGCGTCATCAAGAAAACGGAATTGGCGGCCTATGGGAATCCCCGCCAGGGCGGGATCATCGCGCTGTCGCTCGATCAAGGCGATCGGCTGATTGCAGTCGATGTCACCGACGGACAGCGGGAAATCCTGCTCGGCACGAAACAGGGCATTACGATCCGGTTCAAGGAAGAAGAAGTCCGCGCGATGGGGCGCACGGCGCACGGCGTCCGAGGCATCACGCTGGAAGAGGGCGATGCGGTCATCGGCATGGAGACGATTACGCCGGACAGCACGACGGCGATCCTCACCGTGACCGAAGGCGGTTACGGCAAGCGCACACCGGTCACCGAGTACAGGATCCAGGGCCGCGGCGGTAAAGGCATCATCAGCGTGAAGACCACCGAGCGTAACGGCCTCGCCATCGGCTTTCTCCAGGTACGCGACGGAGACGAAATCATGCTGATGGCCGCGCAAGGCAAGGTGCTGCGTTGCAAGGTGGACGACATCCGCGAGATCGGCCGCAATACCCAGGGCGTTCGCCTTCTCGACCTTGAAGGCGAGGAGGACCGCGTCGTAGCGGTGGCCCGTCTGGCCGAACAGGATGTGAGTCAGGAGGAACCGGAAGGCGCATAA
- a CDS encoding DUF721 domain-containing protein produces the protein MRGYASLDDFGTILAGLAHRLGLESKLFEARLRRSWPELAGEAIAAHTRPDQIRFKKLYIYVQNSVWLQQLTFLKPVLLQKVNTLAGQPLVTDIVLRIGEGFTEQAASATPALAEASDPTPSPELLAEAARHTASIQDPALRAQLTRVIAHALSRPDPPSEPAPAP, from the coding sequence ATGCGCGGGTACGCTTCATTGGATGACTTCGGGACGATCCTGGCCGGGCTGGCCCACCGCCTCGGCCTGGAGAGCAAACTGTTCGAAGCCCGCCTACGTCGAAGCTGGCCGGAACTCGCGGGGGAAGCGATTGCCGCACATACCAGACCGGACCAGATTCGATTCAAGAAGCTCTATATCTATGTCCAGAACTCTGTCTGGTTACAGCAGCTCACCTTCTTGAAGCCGGTCTTGCTGCAGAAGGTCAATACCCTGGCCGGTCAGCCGTTGGTGACGGACATCGTGCTGCGGATCGGGGAAGGGTTCACGGAGCAAGCGGCCTCCGCAACTCCCGCGCTCGCGGAGGCTTCTGATCCGACCCCGTCACCGGAACTGCTGGCTGAAGCCGCTCGACATACCGCCTCGATACAAGACCCGGCGCTCCGAGCACAACTCACCAGGGTCATCGCCCATGCGTTGAGCCGTCCGGATCCCCCATCGGAGCCGGCACCGGCCCCTTGA
- a CDS encoding DsbA family oxidoreductase, giving the protein MSDAARSLPIVVYSDVVCPWCYVGKRRLEQALTSLPPIPSIKVTWRPFELNPTMPVGGMDRTTYLEAKFGSMEAFRRLEEQVSAAGASVQIPFAFENIARTPNTFHAHRLIWFAERHDRQDAVVEALFQGYFVEGVDIGRTSELTELGVRAGLDRAATTSFLEGDEGTTEVKTEEAAGHRLGIRGVPYFVLDGAYGLSGAQPVERFTAAIEAVRTHQAGAADGSTGRR; this is encoded by the coding sequence ATGAGCGATGCGGCTCGAAGCCTCCCGATAGTTGTGTACTCGGACGTCGTGTGCCCCTGGTGTTATGTCGGCAAGCGGCGGCTTGAACAGGCCCTGACCTCCCTGCCGCCGATACCGAGTATCAAGGTCACATGGCGTCCGTTCGAGCTGAACCCGACCATGCCGGTAGGAGGAATGGACCGGACGACATACTTGGAAGCAAAGTTCGGCAGTATGGAAGCTTTTCGTCGGCTCGAGGAACAGGTGTCGGCAGCGGGAGCCTCCGTGCAGATTCCGTTCGCATTCGAGAACATTGCCCGGACGCCCAATACCTTCCACGCGCATCGGCTGATCTGGTTTGCGGAAAGACACGATCGCCAGGATGCGGTGGTGGAGGCCCTGTTCCAGGGCTATTTTGTGGAGGGCGTCGATATCGGCAGGACATCGGAACTGACGGAGTTGGGCGTTCGTGCCGGGTTGGATCGCGCGGCGACGACATCCTTTCTCGAGGGCGATGAGGGCACGACGGAGGTCAAGACGGAGGAGGCAGCCGGCCATCGGCTCGGCATTCGCGGCGTCCCCTACTTTGTCCTTGACGGAGCGTACGGGTTGTCCGGCGCACAGCCGGTCGAACGTTTCACCGCGGCCATCGAGGCAGTGAGGACCCACCAAGCGGGGGCGGCCGACGGTTCGACCGGACGGAGGTGA
- a CDS encoding VOC family protein, whose translation MAVQVYGCNHVVIEVTDAKRAVKFYEDVFGLKMLRGGEGAAWCKLGEHQFLAIFEVDRLQPDRTKHFGLMVRDPEQIQEVRRKLTKKYKLKLHPDFRCDFRDPWGNRIQVGDLSDESLVWLLPYQEVQKTGLAFTSSRAKRKEKTR comes from the coding sequence ATGGCGGTGCAGGTATACGGGTGCAATCACGTCGTGATCGAAGTCACCGATGCCAAAAGGGCCGTCAAGTTCTATGAGGACGTGTTCGGCCTGAAGATGCTGCGCGGCGGCGAAGGCGCCGCGTGGTGCAAGCTGGGAGAGCATCAATTTCTCGCCATCTTCGAGGTCGACCGGCTTCAACCGGACCGGACGAAACACTTCGGCCTGATGGTTCGTGATCCCGAGCAGATCCAAGAGGTCCGGCGAAAGCTTACCAAGAAATACAAGCTGAAGCTCCACCCGGACTTTCGCTGTGATTTCCGTGATCCCTGGGGCAACCGCATCCAGGTCGGGGATCTCAGCGACGAATCGCTGGTCTGGCTGTTGCCTTATCAGGAGGTGCAGAAGACCGGCCTCGCCTTCACCTCATCTCGAGCGAAGCGGAAGGAGAAGACTCGATGA
- a CDS encoding VOC family protein, translating to MKAHYLGHVVFFVKDLQRALGFYRDLLGFTEVGRIFNGSAAALTSGRTHHELLLIQVGDLPGPPPGRRRGLYHIGIKVGDSLEELRAAKRELEQAGIAIDGMSDHTVSQSLYLRDPDGNEVELYVDADPAIWKSNPEAVVSPIKPLAL from the coding sequence ATGAAAGCGCACTATCTCGGACACGTGGTGTTCTTTGTGAAGGATCTCCAACGGGCGTTGGGATTTTATCGAGACCTGCTCGGCTTCACGGAGGTCGGCAGGATCTTCAACGGCTCGGCGGCCGCCCTGACCTCAGGGCGGACTCATCATGAGTTACTGCTGATCCAGGTCGGGGATCTTCCGGGACCGCCGCCGGGACGTCGGCGCGGCCTCTACCATATCGGCATCAAGGTCGGTGACAGTCTCGAAGAACTGCGGGCGGCCAAGCGGGAACTCGAACAGGCCGGCATTGCGATCGACGGGATGAGCGATCACACGGTAAGCCAAAGCCTCTACTTGAGGGACCCGGACGGCAACGAGGTGGAACTCTACGTGGATGCCGATCCGGCCATCTGGAAAAGTAACCCCGAGGCCGTAGTGTCGCCGATCAAGCCGCTCGCGCTGTAA